The following proteins come from a genomic window of Dreissena polymorpha isolate Duluth1 chromosome 1, UMN_Dpol_1.0, whole genome shotgun sequence:
- the LOC127871426 gene encoding vesicular glutamate transporter 2-like, with product MEVTADATAAGDGFNDDANDKKPFAKDAIDESRKEAGSDGSRRPARRVLYIPKRLIVTVLLGMGMLLVYAMRTNVGTLVVIILDMQALDKLESVDVILNVPPVRWDARQVGWLHSVFYVGFMVTQIPAAFGTMMWPSHRLFGGCILVSALFNLLLPVCVEYDQYALTCIIRTCQGLAEGCLYPACYGVLRHWAAPSERSRMVSAVLSCCYAGAIVGFPIAGAITHYQSWQYIFYFFGGLCILWWFLWAFFAYEKPSHHADISDSEFEFMTQSQGDDIIDYENVKIPWKSILTSLPVAAICLCHFVRQWILSLMLTNEPLYLSKFGFNIAEAGALASLPHVAKMVMSVVSGIVADLLLNKKYLTTTVVRKILVGVGFGLECVGFLVLTALSGGLAVIIVLTMSIGAFGLTTSGWSVNHYDLSTRYASVLVAVTSTFGTIGAILVPIAIGHLTVKQDLAGWANVFYLTAGIILLATIFFLIFGSGEAQRWSNPPANFCLIQKIDPLARKPYKALQVQNCPPCKTGYTPVGKNTTVIARQSDTILQPVANGDGTADKKGNDVSNHEANDVHNSGNMEVILISKDSINDELELESSFVVKGHQSKVAVDGEVKPEPGPIMDQSKSYNSEEVKCFMVNSEANSDDKGSESPLHASEGQPYSKANTSVVDDISALASVCHQSEKCSTLQGSIGDKPPVKITGQFHHPLEHCSENKDGTKQSVKDEGTDTPDGDTNIGQYNEAMQDMGLKNGPKKGESKTESLALQTEIDFALNEHLID from the exons ATGGAAGTCACTGCCGACGCTACGGCTGCCGGTGACGGTTTCAACGACGACGCAAATGACAAGAAACCATTCGCTAAGGATGCTATCGATGAGTCGCGGAAGGAGGCCGGAAGTGACGGCAGTCGGCGCCCAGCCAGACGTGTATTGTACATTCCTAAGCGGCTGATAGTTACGGTGCTGCTAGGGATGGGAATGCTGCTGGTCTACGCCATGAGGACGAACGTCGGGACGCTGGTAGTGATCATACTGGACATGCAGGCACTTGATAAGCTCGAATCTGTCGACGTCATACTCAAC GTGCCACCTGTCCGATGGGATGCGCGTCAAGTGGGATGGCTTCACAGCGTCTTCTATGTGGGCTTTATGGTCACCCAGATACCGGCTGCCTTCGGGACCATGATGTGGCCCAGTCACAG GCTGTTCGGCGGCTGCATCCTGGTGTCGGCGCTGTTCAATCTGCTACTTCCGGTATGCGTCGAGTACGACCAGTACGCGCTCACTTGCATCATACGCACGTGTCAGGGACTGGCAGAG GGCTGCCTGTACCCGGCTTGTTATGGCGTGTTGCGTCACTGGGCGGCGCCGTCCGAGAGGAGCAGAATGGTGTCCGCCGTGCTCTCGT GTTGTTACGCTGGGGCCATTGTCGGTTTTCCCATCGCAGGCGCAATCACGCACTACCAAAGTTGGCAGTACATTTTCTACTTTTTCG GCGGACTGTGCATCCTGTGGTGGTTTCTATGGGCGTTCTTCGCTTACGAAAAGCCCTCCCACCACGCCGACATCAGCGACTCGGAGTTTGAATTCATGACGCAATCGCAGGGTGATGACATCATTGATTATGAG AATGTAAAAATCCCATGGAAGTCCATTCTGACGTCACTTCCCGTGGCCGCGATTTGCCTGTGTCACTTCGTTCGTCAGTGGATCCTAAGCCTCATGTTGACCAACGAACCCCTGTATCTGAGCAAGTTCGGCTTCAATATTGCTGAA GCAGGTGCTCTGGCCAGCCTGCCTCACGTGGCCAAGATGGTGATGTCGGTGGTGAGTGGTATCGTGGCTGACCTGCTTCTCAACAAGAAGTATCTAACCACCACCGTCGTTAGGAAAATACTCGTTGGCGTTG GTTTCGGCCTTGAGTGCGTGGGTTTCCTGGTACTGACCGCTCTGTCCGGCGGCTTAGCCGTCATCATAGTCCTCACCATGTCCATAGGGGCGTTTGGTCTAACCACCTCAG GTTGGTCAGTGAATCACTACGACCTTTCAACCCGTTATGCCAGCGTCCTTGTAGCGGTGACCTCGACCTTTGGCACCATTGGTGCCATCCTTGTTCCCATAGCAATAGGCCACCTGACCGTTAAACAG GACCTTGCTGGCTGGGCCAACGTGTTCTACCTTACTGCAGGCATTATACTACTGGCAACTATCTTCTTTCTCATCTTTGGCTCCG GCGAAGCTCAGAGGTGGTCCAACCCTCCAGCAAACTTCTGCCTCATTCAGAAAATTGATCCTTTGGCCAGAAAACCATACAAGGCCCTCCAGGTTCAAAACTGCCCACCCTGTAAGACTGGGTATACGCCAGTAGGCAAAAACACAACTGTGATCGCGAGGCAATCTGATACAATATTACAACCAGTTGCCAATGGTGATGGGACGGCGGACAAAAAGGGAAATGATGTGTCTAATCATGAGGCCAATGATGTTCATAATAGTGGCAACATGGAAGTTATTCTCATCTCTAAAGATTCTATAAATGATGAGTTGGAACTGGAGTCAAGTTTTGTCGTTAAAGGCCACCAAAGTAAGGTAGCAGTAGATGGTGAGGTAAAACCCGAACCTGGTCCAATTATGGACCAATCCAAAAGCTATAATAGTGAGGAAGTGAAATGTTTTATGGTCAATTCTGAAGCTAATAGCGATGACAAAGGGTCTGAATCTCCGTTACACGCCAGCGAGGGACAACCTTATAGCAAAGCAAATACATCTGTTGTTGATGATATCAGTGCTCTAGCCAGTGTTTGCCATCAGTCAGAAAAGTGCAGTACATTACAGGGTAGTATAGGTGACAAACCACCAGTCAAAATAACGGGGCAGTTTCATCATCCACTAGAACACTGTAGTGAGAATAAAGATGGTACCAAGCAATCTGTGAAAGATGAAGGAACTGACACACCTGATGGTGACACCAATATAGGGCAATATAATGAAGCTATGCAAGACATGGGCCTGAAAAATGGGCCCAAGAAAGGTGAAAGTAAAACAGAGTCCTTGGCTCTTCAGACAGAGATAGATTTTGCTTTGAATGAACATTTGATTGATTAA